GATGCAATACATCCAGAGGCCTTGTCGCTCGCTCATAATACCCCCTCAATGAATGCTCCATATCTCCCCCAGCCCCCTCTTACCTTAAGAGGGGGATAAAAGTTCCTCCCCTTAGGGTAAGGGGAGGTCAGGAGGGGATATGAGAGACGCCACCTCATCCCCTCCCTCCACTCCAGTGAAGTTCCAAATCCACAAAACTGACCGGCGGCATCGGTCCGACGTAATGGATATCGATCCGGCCATTGTGGTCCTGGTTAATCTTCTCGATCTTTCCATCAAACTCCGGCAGCCAGTCACGGTCGAGAAGGAAAGAGGCATCGACGACCACGTCCTCCAACTTGATCTCCGCCCGTTTGAATTCGACGGGCCCCCTCTTGAGAAATCCCAGATATTCATCCCCTTCGACCGCCTTTTTCTCTTCAAGGGCCGCCTCGACCATCTCACCGGCCCGGATGAGCGCCTCGCGGTTTTGAGCTCCTTTCTCCTTAACGGCGCGAATTGCCCGGTTCTCCTTTACAATCTCTTCGTAAATTTCCTTCATGTCGCGCCAGAGGATCTTGATCCCGACCTCCACCTTCCCGTCCAGATCCTTGAGTCTCCCTTTAAGGGTCCTCTTGTTTTGCTCCAAAAATGAGATGATC
This window of the Deltaproteobacteria bacterium genome carries:
- a CDS encoding GvpL/GvpF family gas vesicle protein, whose product is MKQEGKYLYGIIATDEAPNFGSIGIGGKDDEVVTVSTNGLAAVVSNSDSDHYVFSRENMASHMRVLEKAMERFTILPMRFGTVAESTDEIISFLEQNKRTLKGRLKDLDGKVEVGIKILWRDMKEIYEEIVKENRAIRAVKEKGAQNREALIRAGEMVEAALEEKKAVEGDEYLGFLKRGPVEFKRAEIKLEDVVVDASFLLDRDWLPEFDGKIEKINQDHNGRIDIHYVGPMPPVSFVDLELHWSGGRG